The genomic DNA TTGTGAGCAAATCATGATGAAATATTTAAAGTATTGGTAAATACGCTAAGCGTTGATTGATTTTACCGATTCTTTTTTAAATCATTGTGTTACGACATCCGATTGATAAAAATCGAAAATTTCAATATTGTTCATATAATACCATCTTTGCAATCGTTTTGCAAATAAAAAGCGGGCGAATTCCGCCCGCAAAATTTGTTTAATCAATAAATTTATAACAATGAACCGAGTTTTGTTTTATCCACGGCCTTGAATAGCAATAATCCGCCGCCGAAGCAGGCAATCGCCTGACCGGCGCCGACCGAGAGTGCATTGAATCCGAACAACGGCCAATCGAGAAAGCCCTTTTCTACGATTGTGAGTTCCGCGCCAACGACCAGCGCGTTTAGAACGACGGGAAAAACCATGGACAGCAGCGGCAGTCCTTTAAATTGAATTTTTCTTGTGAAATAGGTGCAGACAGCGGCAATACCAGTTGCCAGAGAACCGAACAGGACGTCCCAAACGCCGGCGATCGTGTTTCCGGTGAGAATGGCAACGCCGTTCGAAATGGCGCAGCCCAATGTCAGTCCCCAGATTGCCGAGGGTGTGAAGACCGGCAGTACGGTCAGCGCCTCCGAAAGGCGGCATTGAACCGGCCCGAAAGCGATCGGGTAGAGGATCAGCGTGAGCACGGCGTATGCGGCCGCGATAACGCCGCCGCGGGTGATGTGCCTTGCCGTGAGATTGTTTTTCATAATAAAATTCATTCCTTCAGCGCGAAATGGGTTAGGCACAAACAGGGGATGGAGGGCTGTCTTCATGTTCTGCCCCTTAATCGAAACAGCGGCGGTTGAGCTGGTCAACCGCCGCTGCCGGGAATCCGATTAAAACTTTTTGCGGGCGATGTAGGTGGTATGCAGAATCTCATGCGCCTTGTGGCTGCCGGGTTTCTCCAGATACTCCTTGTAAAGCTGGATGATGTCCGGATTCTGGTGCGAACGGCGAATGGCTTTGTTTGCATCGTTTTTATACAGCGCTGCGGAACGCAGGCCGATCAGATCGGTCCAACTGCGGACTTCCGCCGACTGCTGCGGCTGACCGCCGCCGTTGATGCAGCCGCCCGGGCAGCACATGATTTCGATGAAGTGGAACTGTTCGCCCGCTTTGACGCGTTCGAGTAGTTTGCGTGCGTTACCGGTGCCGCTTGCGACGCCGACTTTGATGTCCATGCCCGCGACTTTGTAAGTGGCGGTCTTAACGCCGTCAGCGCCTCTGACCTCGTTAAAGACGACCATGTTGTCATCCTCTTTACCGGTGAGGGTGCTGACTGCGGTACGAAGGGCTGCCTCCATAACGCCGCCGGTTGCGCCGAAGATGACAGCAGCGCCGGTGGAAGAACCGAGCGGGTGGTCAAAATCGCCGTCGGGCAGATTCACGAAGTCAATGCCGGCCAGCTTGACCATGCGCGCATATTCACGGGTGGTCAGTGCGATATCGACGTCCGGAACGCCTGCGGCATCCTGATCGGGTCTGCCGACTTCGAATTTCTTGGCCGTGCAGGGCATGACCGAAACGCAGACGATGTTTTTGGGGTCAATATTGTTCTTTTCGGCGTAGTAGGTCTTGACGATTGCGCCGAACATCTGCTGCGGCGATTTGCAGCTGGACAGGTTGGGAATCATCTCGGGATAATAATGTTCGCAGAATTTGATCCAACCCGGTGAGCAGGAGGTGATCAGCGGCAGAGTGCCGCCGTTGGAAACACGGTCGATCAGCTCATGAGCCTCTTCGACAATGGTCAGATCGGCTGAGAAGTTGGTGTCAAAGACACGGTCAAAACCGAGACGGCGCATGGAGGTGGCCATTTTTCCGGTGACATCGGTGCCGATCGGCATATCGAAGCATTCGCCGAGTGTTGCACGGATCGACGGAGCGGGGAAAATGACGACGAACTTTTCGGGGTCGCTGAGTGCCGCGAAGACTTCGTCAGTCTGATCTTTTTCATGCAGCGCACCGGTCGGGCAGGCGACGATGCACTGTCCGCAGGAGACACAGGAGACATCGCCCAGCGGCCGGTCGAAAGCAGTGCCGACATGGGTGTCGAAGCCGCGGTTGACAAGGCCGATGACGCCGATATCCTGAACCTTTTCGCAGGCCGAGATGCAGCGGCGGCAGAGAATGCACTTGGAGTCGTCGCGGACCATGTGGACTGCGGAGTCGTCATAGATGGTCTCGTCGGGAACGGTGGAGTATTTATCCTCGTCCACGCCGTATTCATGGCACAGTCCCTGAAGTTCACAGCTGCCGCTGCGGATACAG from Oscillospiraceae bacterium includes the following:
- a CDS encoding NADH-dependent [FeFe] hydrogenase, group A6 is translated as MEPKMLNVKIDGISVSVPEGSTVLEAAHAAGIKIPTLCYLKGVNEVGSCRICVVEATGARGLVAACMHPVTEGMEVKTNTAKLQKARKGTLELILSNHNKKCLSCIRSGSCELQGLCHEYGVDEDKYSTVPDETIYDDSAVHMVRDDSKCILCRRCISACEKVQDIGVIGLVNRGFDTHVGTAFDRPLGDVSCVSCGQCIVACPTGALHEKDQTDEVFAALSDPEKFVVIFPAPSIRATLGECFDMPIGTDVTGKMATSMRRLGFDRVFDTNFSADLTIVEEAHELIDRVSNGGTLPLITSCSPGWIKFCEHYYPEMIPNLSSCKSPQQMFGAIVKTYYAEKNNIDPKNIVCVSVMPCTAKKFEVGRPDQDAAGVPDVDIALTTREYARMVKLAGIDFVNLPDGDFDHPLGSSTGAAVIFGATGGVMEAALRTAVSTLTGKEDDNMVVFNEVRGADGVKTATYKVAGMDIKVGVASGTGNARKLLERVKAGEQFHFIEIMCCPGGCINGGGQPQQSAEVRSWTDLIGLRSAALYKNDANKAIRRSHQNPDIIQLYKEYLEKPGSHKAHEILHTTYIARKKF
- a CDS encoding QueT transporter family protein is translated as MKNNLTARHITRGGVIAAAYAVLTLILYPIAFGPVQCRLSEALTVLPVFTPSAIWGLTLGCAISNGVAILTGNTIAGVWDVLFGSLATGIAAVCTYFTRKIQFKGLPLLSMVFPVVLNALVVGAELTIVEKGFLDWPLFGFNALSVGAGQAIACFGGGLLLFKAVDKTKLGSLL